GTTGCCTGAAGGATTATGGCTAGTAGTAGCCTACGATACCTCTCGAATAACTCATCTAGAGATGTGCGAGAGCTGACGATCAATAATTTATCATGGCAATTCTTCTCAATTCTCTGTGTTGTGTATTTCGAGATTTGCGCTATTCACTGAGGGGTAAGATATTTGCCCAGCAGAAGGATACTGGTGAGATGTTCCAAGTTCAGCGCCTTTCCAAAGAGTCACCTCGCATATCCAGGGCGGAGTTAATTTGACGAATCGCTCGAGGCGGACCTCTTTGCTGGCTCTGACGTGTCGATGATGCCCCAGGCTGGCAGTTGGGCCGCAGACTCCCCGGAGTCATACCCTGAAACATGGCATGCGGATTCAGCTCAGTATCCACAGATATTGTTGAGCCACCACGTTGTAGGCAGACGGTTGGGCTTCATCTCATGGTGTACTGATGTGGTTTGACACGCTTTAGTAAGACTATACCGTTCTAGGAAAGGCGGCGCAGATGTGACGTAACAACGATTGGTGGGGACTTTTAGCCTGACCGGAAACCTGTAGGGTGCCCAGAAGCTTCTATGACAGGGCCGAAGCCACTACCAGCTTCGAGATATGACGAGAAATCACACGAGGTCAATGGTTACTTCCTGACTCTTCGCGAATAATTACATCAAGATATATATACCGCCCGAGTCTTGCCATACACCACTTCTTTCCTTCTCCAGTGATACCCAACAATTACAACGCCCACATCTACACAAAACCTGATTGCAGGCTCACGATACACGACATTTTCTTCTGGCTTCGAGCCATATACAAGGCTATAGTCACGACACATAATGACTTCATTTGACGCCTACACCGACCGCGCAGCCAAGGCTCTGGCCGACAGCTTCGACCTAGCCAAGGGCTATGCGCACTCACAACTCACACCTCTCCACCTCGCTGTGTCGCTCATAGATCCCCCCAAGGACCTGGCGAATACCGTCGATGttccaccaccaccgctATTCAAGCAAGTCCTCGAACGCGCGAATGGCGACCCTCAACTCTTTGAGCGCAACCTCAAGAAGGCTATGGTACGGTTACCAAGCCAAGACCCTCCGCCAGAGCGCACATCACCTTCACCCGCAATGGCCAAGGTCCTACGCTCTGCCGAGGAGTTGAGCAAGACTCAAAAGGATAGTTTCATCGCTGTCGATCATCTCATCCAGTCGCTATGCCAGGATGCTCAATTGCAACGCATACTCGCCGATTCGAACGTACCGAACACGAAGCAGATCGACAATGCTATCCAAGCACTTCGAGGCACAAAGCGGGTGGACTCCAAGACGGCAGATGCTGAGGAGGAGAACGAGAACTTGAAGAAGTTCACCATCGACATGACGGCAATGGCACGAGAGGGCAAGATTGACCCTGTCATTGGCCGAGAAGACGAGACACGAAGAGTTATCCGCATCCTGACTCGGCGAACCAAGAACAACCCTGTTCTCATCGGAGAGCCTGGTGTTGGTAAGACTACAGTCGTCGAGGGTCTTGCCCGCCGAATCGTCGACGCCGACGTACCAGCCAATCTTGCCGCCTGTAAGTTGCTCTCTCTCGACGTTGGTGCTTTGGTTGCTGGCAGCAAGTACCGTGGAGAGTTCGAAGACCGCATGAAGGGTGTGTTGAAAGAGATTGAGGACTCCAAGGAGATGATAGTACTCTTCGTGGACGAGATTCATCTGCTCATGGGTGCTGGTTCTTCAGGAGAAGGTGGTATGGATGCCGCCAACTTGCTGAAGCCTATGCTGGCTCGTGGACAGTTACATTGTATTGGTGCCACCACTCTGGGCGAGTACCGAAAGTATATCGAGAAGGACGCTGCCTTTGAGCGTCGTTTCCAGCAGGTACTCGTCAAGGAGCCTTCCATCCCGGAAACTATCTCCATTCTGCGTGGTCTCAAGGAGCGATACGAGACCCATCACGGTGTCACCATCATGGACGGTGCCATTGTCGCAGCCGCTACCCTCGCCGCACGTTACCTTACCCAACGACGACTGCCCGATTCGGCTGTCGATCTCATCGATGAGGCTGCAGCAGCCGTCCGCGTTACACGAGAATCACAACCAGAAGCGCTTGATAATCTCGAGCGACGCCACCGACAACTCCAGATTGAGATTCATGCTCTTTCCCGAGAGAAGGACGAAGCCTCACAAGTCCGTCTCAAGGATGCCCGCGCGGAGGCTGCCAACATCGAGGAGGAGCTCAAGCCACTTCGCGAGATGTACGAGCGCGAGAAGGGTCGCAGCAAGGACATCCAGGAGCAGAAGCTCAAGCTTGAAGGCCTCAAGACCAAGCTTGCCGAAGCTGAGCGTATGCGCGATATCCAGACTGCGTCCGATCTCAAGTACTACGCCATTCCCGATGTTGAGCAGCGCATCGCTGAACTGGAACGCGACAAGGCCCGCGCAGATGCAGAGATGTGGGCACACCAAGCTAGTGGCGGTGGTGAAGCTCTCATGAGCGACTCGGTTGGACCTGACCAGATCAACGAGATCGTCGCTCGCTGGACCGGTATTCCAGTCACACGTCTCAAGACGACTGAGAAGGACAAACTACTCAACATGGAGCGTCATCTCCAGGAAGTCGTTGTTGGCCAAAGGGAAGCTGTAGTTTCAGTCTCCAACGCCATCCGTCTTCAACGCTCCGGTCTCGCCAACCCGAACCAACCACCCAGTTTCCTCTTCTGTGGTCCTTCCGGTACTGGTAAGACACTTCTTACCAAGGCTCTTGCTGAGTTCTTGTTCGACGATGCAAAAGCCATGATTCGATTCGATATGTCCGAGTACCAGGAGCGACACTCTCTTAGCAGAATGATCGGTGCACCGCCCGGCTATGTCGGTCACGATGCAGGTGGTCAGCTCACTGAAGCCCTTCGTCGCAAGCCCTTCTCCATTTTGCTCTTCGACGAAGTCGAGAAGGCCGCCAAGGAGGTTCTCACCGTCCTCCTTCAACTTATGGACGATGGTCGCATCACCGACGGCCAAGGCAGAGTCGTTGACGCAAAGAACTGCATTGTCGTCATGACCTCCAACTTGGGTGCTGAACATCTTTCTCGCCCCAACGCACCAGACGGCAAGATCGACCCTACTACCAAGGAGATGGTCATGGGTGCGTTGCGCAACTGGTT
The sequence above is a segment of the Pyrenophora tritici-repentis strain M4 chromosome 3, whole genome shotgun sequence genome. Coding sequences within it:
- a CDS encoding AAA-2 multi-domain protein, with the protein product MTSFDAYTDRAAKALADSFDLAKGYAHSQLTPLHLAVSLIDPPKDLANTVDVPPPPLFKQVLERANGDPQLFERNLKKAMVRLPSQDPPPERTSPSPAMAKVLRSAEELSKTQKDSFIAVDHLIQSLCQDAQLQRILADSNVPNTKQIDNAIQALRGTKRVDSKTADAEEENENLKKFTIDMTAMAREGKIDPVIGREDETRRVIRILTRRTKNNPVLIGEPGVGKTTVVEGLARRIVDADVPANLAACKLLSLDVGALVAGSKYRGEFEDRMKGVLKEIEDSKEMIVLFVDEIHLLMGAGSSGEGGMDAANLLKPMLARGQLHCIGATTLGEYRKYIEKDAAFERRFQQVLVKEPSIPETISILRGLKERYETHHGVTIMDGAIVAAATLAARYLTQRRLPDSAVDLIDEAAAAVRVTRESQPEALDNLERRHRQLQIEIHALSREKDEASQVRLKDARAEAANIEEELKPLREMYEREKGRSKDIQEQKLKLEGLKTKLAEAERMRDIQTASDLKYYAIPDVEQRIAELERDKARADAEMWAHQASGGGEALMSDSVGPDQINEIVARWTGIPVTRLKTTEKDKLLNMERHLQEVVVGQREAVVSVSNAIRLQRSGLANPNQPPSFLFCGPSGTGKTLLTKALAEFLFDDAKAMIRFDMSEYQERHSLSRMIGAPPGYVGHDAGGQLTEALRRKPFSILLFDEVEKAAKEVLTVLLQLMDDGRITDGQGRVVDAKNCIVVMTSNLGAEHLSRPNAPDGKIDPTTKEMVMGALRNWFLPEFLNRISSIVIFNRLTKREIRKIVDVRLGEIQKRLNQNGRNVRIEMTPEVRDYLGSAGYSPAYGARPLARLIEKEVLNRLAVLILRGSIKEGEVARVVLEDGHILVLPNHTDSEDDSEMYDESDAVAELDDDGGDMDLYD